Proteins encoded by one window of Pseudomonas sp. PSKL.D1:
- a CDS encoding O-linked N-acetylglucosamine transferase, SPINDLY family protein — translation MPKLQRTRPPKSSRPQPPTDLAQARRLCQQYPNDANAWKTLGDMQLTSDPEQALASFERALQLLPNDPQALELVAKAAQKLGDDERAETLAMWAVLLDPQFAPAYHRLAALYFEKGRFTPALEHIEKALSHQPDDCRLLARKGLILGRLDRHGEAIAVFEQLIVREPKDYSHWNNLANLYKDIGKLALAAEHYARAIELVGRNDMLPYSNRLTTLHYDPLASREYIFEFCKQWQHRFGPKVVPARPQVADLAPDRVLRIGLVSDGLRQHPVGNMIVGVLERLPSHQFQLIAYSSSQVSDHLTQRIRARMQAWRPIRHMADQRLAEQIREDRIDILIDLSGHNAGSRMGCMALQPAPLLVKWVGGLINTTGLEAMDYLLSDAIESPAGDDAFYTEKLIRLPDDYICYDPPPYAPDVKPLPAQSNGFVTFGCFNNPTKVNDQVLENWAELLHEVPGSRLLLKGSAFANPELQQHVKEVMKTQGIAPERLQVEGPVGHKSLLECYNRVDIALDPWPYSGGLTTCEALLMGVPVVTLPGPTFAGRHSATHLVNAGLPELVVDSWEAYIQRAAGLARDLDSLATIRSLLRSVLMNSPVCDSQRFAGHLGAALRAIWQRHCAGEVPAALTLDKQGQAFFAGESEAVALTHPAAPKDGFSFKFQGRIVTLDHGGSLLASPQFVALQRLGALATIAFDPIGRISNAEQLAQLGELHYYPRTALGNGQAVSLRACLDPLLSATLEPIQQDVELQPSTVLARLPVSTLALDAIEGLGAVDWLVLDHLNDSLAVLDHGTRTLANTLLVQARVSFMPTHEQQPDLAGVCQRLAPLGFTFYRLHNLQHQRFNAQDPACAGLPASQLACADALFVPNAERLALLAENQRRKLAFLLHTVYDARDFAVHLLQALDKDIAQDYLRHARLNHDPATTAQPKLPAPAPEPAQSVFHEPQLTFPAQVAQYVEAIYEQAKVILEYGSGGSTALAGRMPGKTVFTVENDLRWAQNMQSWIEAAALPSAPRIYPVDVGATGAWARPRNAEGWKRFHTYPLRVWDEPFFEAPDVILIDGRFRVACFVTACLRVTKPTIVLFDDYLDRPHYHVVERLLAPTEFIGRMARFDVQPLSDIPREALTWLVASFNEVTYAS, via the coding sequence ATGCCCAAGCTCCAGCGCACCCGCCCGCCCAAATCCAGCCGCCCACAGCCCCCTACCGACCTGGCCCAGGCACGCCGTCTCTGCCAGCAATACCCCAACGATGCCAACGCCTGGAAAACACTCGGCGACATGCAACTGACCAGCGACCCAGAGCAGGCACTGGCGAGTTTCGAGCGCGCACTGCAGCTGCTGCCAAACGACCCTCAAGCACTTGAGCTGGTGGCCAAGGCAGCGCAAAAACTGGGCGATGATGAACGTGCCGAAACGCTCGCCATGTGGGCAGTCCTTCTCGATCCGCAGTTCGCTCCCGCTTATCACCGGCTGGCTGCGTTGTACTTCGAAAAGGGCCGCTTCACCCCGGCCCTCGAACACATCGAAAAGGCGCTGAGCCACCAACCCGACGACTGCCGGCTGCTCGCGCGCAAGGGTTTGATCCTCGGCCGCCTGGACCGCCACGGTGAAGCGATAGCGGTGTTCGAGCAGCTGATCGTGCGTGAGCCCAAGGACTACAGCCACTGGAACAACCTGGCCAACCTGTACAAGGACATCGGCAAGCTCGCGCTGGCAGCAGAGCACTATGCCCGGGCCATCGAGCTGGTGGGCCGCAACGACATGCTGCCTTACTCCAACCGCCTTACCACGTTGCACTACGACCCACTGGCCAGCCGCGAATACATCTTCGAGTTCTGCAAGCAGTGGCAGCATCGCTTCGGGCCCAAGGTCGTCCCCGCCAGGCCACAGGTGGCAGACCTTGCCCCCGACCGTGTGCTCCGCATTGGCCTGGTATCCGATGGCTTGCGTCAGCATCCGGTGGGCAACATGATCGTCGGTGTACTGGAACGCTTGCCCAGCCACCAGTTCCAGTTGATCGCCTACAGCAGCAGCCAGGTCAGCGACCACCTGACCCAGCGTATTCGCGCGCGGATGCAGGCCTGGCGGCCCATCCGGCACATGGCCGACCAGCGCCTGGCTGAGCAGATCCGCGAAGACCGCATCGACATCCTCATCGACCTGAGCGGCCACAACGCCGGCAGCCGCATGGGCTGCATGGCCTTGCAGCCCGCGCCGCTGCTGGTGAAATGGGTGGGCGGGCTGATCAACACAACCGGCCTTGAGGCCATGGATTACCTGCTCAGCGACGCCATCGAGTCACCGGCGGGCGATGACGCGTTCTATACCGAAAAACTGATTCGCCTGCCGGACGACTACATCTGCTACGACCCACCGCCCTACGCACCCGACGTGAAGCCATTGCCGGCACAAAGCAACGGCTTCGTCACCTTCGGCTGCTTCAACAACCCAACCAAGGTCAACGACCAGGTGTTGGAAAACTGGGCAGAACTCCTGCATGAAGTGCCCGGCTCGCGCCTGCTGCTCAAAGGCAGCGCCTTTGCCAACCCAGAACTGCAGCAGCATGTAAAAGAGGTGATGAAAACCCAGGGCATCGCACCTGAGCGCTTGCAGGTGGAAGGCCCTGTCGGGCACAAGAGCCTGCTGGAGTGCTACAACCGCGTCGATATTGCCCTTGACCCGTGGCCGTACTCCGGTGGCCTGACCACCTGCGAAGCGCTGTTGATGGGTGTGCCGGTTGTGACATTGCCGGGGCCGACTTTTGCCGGCCGCCACTCGGCAACCCACCTGGTCAACGCCGGGCTGCCGGAGTTGGTGGTGGACAGCTGGGAGGCCTATATCCAGCGGGCGGCCGGGCTGGCCCGCGATCTGGACAGCCTGGCAACCATCCGTAGCCTGCTGCGCAGTGTGCTGATGAACTCGCCGGTGTGCGATAGCCAGCGCTTTGCTGGCCATCTTGGCGCAGCCTTGCGCGCCATCTGGCAGCGCCATTGCGCCGGTGAGGTGCCTGCTGCGCTGACGCTCGACAAGCAAGGCCAGGCGTTTTTCGCTGGCGAGAGCGAGGCCGTGGCGCTGACGCACCCGGCGGCGCCAAAGGACGGTTTCAGCTTCAAGTTCCAGGGCCGTATCGTCACGCTGGACCACGGCGGTTCGTTGCTGGCCTCACCGCAGTTCGTGGCACTGCAACGGCTGGGTGCCCTGGCCACCATCGCCTTCGACCCGATTGGCCGCATCAGCAACGCTGAGCAATTGGCCCAGTTGGGTGAATTGCACTACTACCCGCGTACCGCTCTGGGCAACGGGCAGGCGGTGAGCTTGCGTGCCTGCCTGGACCCACTGCTTAGCGCAACCCTGGAGCCGATCCAACAGGACGTCGAACTTCAGCCATCGACGGTCCTGGCGCGTTTGCCGGTTTCAACGCTTGCGCTGGATGCCATCGAGGGACTCGGCGCCGTGGACTGGCTGGTGCTCGACCACCTGAACGACAGCCTCGCCGTACTCGACCACGGCACGCGCACGTTGGCCAATACGCTGCTGGTACAGGCGCGTGTCAGCTTCATGCCCACCCATGAGCAGCAACCAGACCTGGCCGGTGTTTGCCAGCGCCTGGCCCCCCTTGGCTTCACGTTCTACCGCCTGCATAACCTGCAGCACCAACGCTTCAACGCCCAAGACCCTGCATGCGCCGGCCTACCAGCCTCGCAACTGGCCTGCGCCGACGCGCTGTTCGTGCCGAACGCCGAGCGCCTGGCCCTGCTGGCCGAAAACCAGCGTCGCAAGTTGGCTTTCCTGTTGCACACGGTCTATGACGCCAGGGACTTTGCCGTACACCTGCTGCAAGCGCTGGATAAAGACATTGCCCAGGATTACCTGCGCCATGCGCGGCTGAATCATGACCCGGCCACTACTGCGCAGCCAAAGCTGCCGGCCCCTGCCCCAGAGCCTGCCCAGTCGGTGTTCCACGAGCCGCAGCTGACCTTCCCGGCGCAGGTGGCCCAGTATGTCGAAGCCATCTACGAACAGGCCAAGGTAATTCTGGAATACGGCAGCGGCGGGTCGACGGCCCTGGCAGGGCGCATGCCCGGCAAGACCGTGTTCACGGTGGAAAACGACCTGCGCTGGGCCCAAAACATGCAATCGTGGATCGAGGCGGCGGCATTACCCTCGGCACCGCGTATTTACCCGGTGGACGTAGGCGCCACGGGCGCCTGGGCGCGGCCCAGGAACGCCGAGGGCTGGAAGCGTTTTCACACCTACCCGCTGCGGGTGTGGGATGAGCCATTCTTCGAGGCCCCGGACGTGATCCTGATCGACGGGCGTTTTCGCGTTGCCTGTTTCGTCACCGCTTGCCTGCGCGTCACCAAACCCACCATCGTCCTGTTCGACGATTACCTCGACCGCCCGCACTACCATGTGGTCGAGCGCCTGCTGGCACCCACCGAGTTCATCGGGCGTATGGCGCGTTTCGATGTGCAACCGCTGAGTGATATCCCCCGCGAAGCGCTGACCTGGCTGGTGGCCAGCTTCAACGAGGTGACCTACGCCAGCTGA
- a CDS encoding flagellin N-terminal helical domain-containing protein, with amino-acid sequence MSVINTNITSLIAQQNLSSSESSLSTSIERLSSGLKINSASDDAAGQAIANRMSSQITGLEQASSNASDGISLAQTTEGALDQVNDNLQRIRELAVQAANGTNSQSDLQSIQDEITQRLDEINRISEQTSFNGVDVLAKDQTISIQVGANDGETIEISLSEINAETLGLGDFNVNGYDTTLTATTLTDSSGTAITSTNTSYVDSSGTTVSGGTLSQDASGNYFLTVGGKTYAAEVDTTTSGTTTTATITIDTDNAVTKKSTNTLTSLDNALNTIDSMRSDLGAIQNRFDSAITNISTTVTNLTSARSGIQDVDYATEVSAMTSAQILQQAGTSVLSQANSMPQQMLSLLQ; translated from the coding sequence ATGTCTGTGATCAATACCAACATCACCTCGCTCATCGCCCAGCAAAACCTGAGCTCTTCGGAGAGCAGCCTGAGCACCTCGATCGAGCGCCTGTCCTCGGGCCTGAAAATCAACAGCGCCTCCGACGACGCTGCCGGCCAGGCCATCGCCAACCGCATGAGCTCGCAGATCACCGGCCTGGAGCAGGCGAGCAGCAACGCCAGCGACGGCATCTCCCTGGCGCAGACCACTGAAGGCGCGCTGGACCAGGTGAACGACAACCTGCAGCGTATCCGTGAGCTGGCAGTACAGGCCGCCAACGGCACCAACTCGCAGTCCGACCTGCAGTCGATCCAGGACGAAATCACCCAGCGTCTGGACGAGATCAACCGTATCTCCGAGCAAACCTCGTTCAACGGCGTGGACGTACTGGCCAAAGACCAGACCATCAGCATCCAGGTTGGCGCCAACGACGGTGAAACCATCGAGATCTCGCTGAGCGAAATCAACGCCGAAACCCTGGGCCTGGGCGACTTCAACGTCAACGGTTACGACACCACCCTGACCGCCACCACCCTGACCGACTCGTCGGGCACCGCGATCACCTCCACCAACACCAGCTACGTCGACAGCTCGGGCACCACCGTCAGCGGCGGCACCCTGTCGCAAGACGCCTCGGGCAACTACTTCCTGACCGTCGGTGGCAAGACTTACGCGGCTGAAGTGGACACCACCACCAGCGGCACCACCACCACTGCAACCATCACCATCGACACCGACAACGCAGTGACCAAGAAGTCCACCAACACCCTGACTTCGCTGGACAACGCGCTGAACACCATCGACTCCATGCGTTCGGACCTCGGTGCGATCCAGAACCGCTTCGACTCGGCGATCACCAACATCTCCACCACGGTGACCAACCTGACGTCCGCCCGTTCGGGCATTCAGGATGTGGACTACGCCACGGAAGTATCGGCCATGACCAGCGCGCAGATCCTGCAGCAGGCCGGTACTTCGGTGCTGTCGCAGGCCAACTCGATGCCTCAGCAGATGCTGTCGCTGCTGCAGTAA
- a CDS encoding motility protein A encodes MNPSTLIGLVASTVLLTVLLAFAAQQPSLLIDLPGLGIVLIGTFAATCISYPMAEVRRIPGLVLTVLRREHDHSPEDIDSLVNLARRWIDGDSRAVENALAQTHNPFLCCGVQLLVDQVPEEDILELLQWRIARLRAKEQAEAQLLRSMANYAPAFGMLGTLVGLVNMVFVLGDGDLGNVGRQMALSLTTTLYGVLLANLLFRPMAVKLERRTERRVLVMNMILHGISMMARKRSPGLMRETLKSLVEHYHDDLQPPVTRRVGKPLLVAWRRRP; translated from the coding sequence GTGAACCCTTCCACCCTGATCGGCCTGGTTGCCAGCACGGTATTGCTGACCGTGCTGCTGGCATTTGCCGCGCAACAACCGTCACTGCTGATCGACTTGCCAGGCCTGGGCATCGTGCTGATCGGCACCTTTGCCGCCACTTGCATCAGCTACCCAATGGCCGAAGTACGGCGCATTCCCGGGCTTGTGCTTACCGTGCTGCGCAGGGAACACGACCACTCGCCCGAAGACATCGATAGCCTGGTGAATCTGGCCCGTCGCTGGATCGATGGCGACAGCCGCGCCGTGGAAAATGCCCTGGCGCAGACGCATAACCCGTTCCTGTGTTGCGGCGTGCAGTTGCTGGTCGATCAAGTGCCCGAAGAAGACATTCTCGAACTGCTGCAATGGCGCATTGCCCGCCTGCGCGCCAAGGAACAGGCCGAAGCGCAACTGCTGCGCAGCATGGCCAACTACGCCCCGGCCTTCGGCATGCTCGGCACATTGGTTGGCCTGGTGAACATGGTGTTCGTGCTGGGTGATGGTGACCTGGGCAATGTCGGGCGGCAAATGGCTCTTAGCCTGACTACCACGCTATACGGCGTACTGCTGGCCAACCTGTTGTTCAGGCCGATGGCGGTAAAACTCGAGCGCCGCACCGAGCGCCGCGTGCTGGTGATGAACATGATCCTGCACGGCATCTCGATGATGGCCAGAAAGCGCAGCCCGGGCTTGATGCGTGAAACCCTAAAGTCCCTGGTTGAGCACTACCACGACGACCTGCAGCCACCCGTAACCCGCAGGGTTGGCAAACCGCTGCTCGTAGCCTGGCGCCGACGCCCATGA
- a CDS encoding OmpA/MotB family protein, whose amino-acid sequence MTPSSPSSIADNRHWLAHQRALETELAKARERQCNLKRTGPGGPGASPTESDGDGWMLTYLDLMTLLLVMVLAMLAHNMTRASQAPAVLPPPVDISSLTHIDPPGSLLLVPPVVAEPEPQEPVAVVEEPPVAATPEPPSSPLDELPLDQLGSDIEVIHNARSVSFRIDSSILFPSGQTDLDPKGMQVLQRLAQVLSGVPHRIVVAGHTDTRTIRNAQYPSNWELSGARAGSVVRYLQQQGIASNRLSAVGLAATQPLADNSSAEGRAKNRRVELTLEAAKP is encoded by the coding sequence ATGACGCCCTCCTCGCCCAGCAGCATTGCCGACAACCGCCACTGGCTGGCCCACCAGCGTGCCCTGGAAACCGAACTGGCCAAGGCCCGAGAACGCCAGTGCAACCTCAAGCGCACAGGCCCCGGCGGGCCTGGTGCATCGCCGACAGAAAGCGACGGCGATGGCTGGATGCTCACTTACCTCGACCTGATGACGCTGCTGCTGGTGATGGTCCTGGCCATGCTGGCGCACAATATGACCCGTGCCAGCCAGGCCCCGGCGGTGTTGCCGCCGCCTGTGGATATCTCAAGCCTGACGCACATCGACCCGCCGGGTTCGTTGCTGCTGGTACCGCCTGTGGTTGCCGAGCCAGAGCCCCAGGAACCGGTGGCGGTAGTAGAAGAGCCTCCCGTCGCAGCCACCCCGGAACCGCCCAGCAGCCCGTTGGACGAATTGCCGCTGGACCAACTCGGCAGCGACATCGAAGTTATCCACAATGCCCGTAGTGTCAGCTTCCGCATCGACAGCAGCATCCTGTTCCCGTCCGGGCAGACCGACCTCGACCCTAAAGGCATGCAAGTGCTGCAACGCTTGGCGCAGGTGCTGAGCGGCGTACCGCACCGGATTGTCGTTGCCGGGCATACCGACACGCGCACGATCCGCAATGCACAGTACCCCTCCAACTGGGAACTGTCCGGCGCGCGTGCGGGAAGCGTGGTGCGCTATCTGCAGCAACAGGGGATTGCCAGTAATCGTCTGAGTGCGGTGGGTTTGGCCGCCACCCAGCCGTTGGCGGACAACAGCAGCGCAGAGGGGCGGGCCAAAAACCGGCGGGTCGAGTTGACGCTGGAGGCTGCAAAACCCTGA
- a CDS encoding YifB family Mg chelatase-like AAA ATPase — MSLALVHSRAQVGVQAPAVSVETHLTNGLPHLTLVGLPETTVKESKDRVRSAIVNSGLNYPARRITQNLAPADLPKDGGRYDLAIALGILAADGQLPVAALAEMECLGELALSGKLRPVQGVLPAALAAREAGRAMVVPRENAEEASLASGLVVYAVGHLLELVAHLNGQVPLAPFAANGLVLQSQPYPDLSEVQGQVAAKRALLLAAAGAHNLLFTGPPGTGKTLLASRLPGLLPPLDEHEALEVAAIQSVSGHKPLTSWPQRPFRHPHHSASGPALVGGSSRPQPGEITLAHHGVLFLDELPEFERRVLEVLREPLESGEIVIARARDKVRFPARFQLVAAMNPCPCGYLGDPTGRCRCSTEQIQRYRNKLSGPLLDRIDLHLTVARETTTLNHQPCGETSAEVAAMVAQARGVQHQRQGCANAFLDLDGLRNHCRLQAVDQTWLETACERLSLSLRAAHRLMKVARTLADLDGSTTIAKAHLAEALQYRPGST; from the coding sequence ATGTCCTTAGCCCTCGTCCACAGCCGCGCCCAGGTGGGCGTGCAGGCGCCAGCGGTCAGTGTTGAAACCCACCTGACCAACGGCTTGCCCCACCTCACACTGGTCGGCCTGCCGGAAACCACGGTCAAGGAAAGCAAAGACCGGGTGCGCAGCGCCATCGTCAATTCAGGCCTGAATTACCCGGCGCGGCGCATTACCCAGAACCTGGCGCCCGCCGACTTGCCCAAGGATGGCGGGCGTTACGACCTGGCCATTGCTCTGGGCATCCTGGCGGCCGATGGCCAGTTGCCTGTTGCAGCGCTTGCTGAAATGGAGTGCCTGGGTGAATTGGCGCTGTCGGGCAAACTGCGCCCCGTGCAGGGTGTTTTGCCGGCGGCGCTGGCCGCACGCGAGGCAGGCCGGGCGATGGTGGTACCGCGCGAAAACGCCGAAGAAGCAAGCCTGGCCAGCGGGCTGGTGGTGTACGCCGTGGGCCATTTGCTGGAGTTGGTTGCCCACCTCAACGGGCAGGTGCCGCTGGCGCCGTTCGCAGCCAATGGTTTGGTGCTTCAGAGCCAGCCCTACCCTGATTTGAGCGAGGTGCAAGGCCAGGTTGCAGCCAAGCGCGCGTTGCTGCTGGCTGCCGCCGGGGCGCACAACCTGCTTTTCACGGGGCCTCCGGGCACTGGCAAAACACTGCTCGCCAGCCGCCTGCCCGGCCTGTTGCCGCCGCTGGATGAGCACGAAGCATTGGAGGTGGCTGCGATCCAGTCGGTGAGCGGGCACAAACCGCTAACCAGCTGGCCACAACGGCCCTTTCGCCATCCGCACCATTCCGCATCCGGCCCTGCGCTGGTCGGCGGCAGCAGCAGACCGCAACCCGGCGAAATCACGCTGGCTCATCATGGGGTGCTGTTTCTGGACGAATTACCCGAGTTTGAACGGCGTGTGCTCGAGGTGCTGCGCGAGCCGCTGGAATCGGGCGAAATCGTGATCGCCCGCGCCCGCGACAAGGTGCGCTTCCCGGCCCGTTTTCAGCTGGTGGCGGCCATGAACCCCTGCCCCTGTGGCTACCTGGGCGACCCCACCGGCCGCTGCCGCTGCAGCACCGAACAGATCCAGCGCTACCGCAACAAACTGTCCGGCCCCCTGCTGGACCGCATCGACTTGCACCTGACCGTGGCCCGGGAAACCACTACCCTCAACCATCAACCCTGCGGCGAAACCAGTGCCGAGGTAGCAGCGATGGTTGCCCAAGCCCGGGGAGTTCAACACCAGCGGCAAGGCTGTGCCAATGCCTTTCTGGACCTCGACGGGCTGCGCAATCATTGCCGGCTGCAGGCGGTGGATCAAACCTGGCTAGAGACCGCCTGCGAACGCCTGAGCCTTTCGCTGCGTGCTGCGCACCGGCTGATGAAAGTGGCGCGCACACTGGCCGACCTGGACGGCAGCACGACCATCGCCAAAGCCCACCTTGCCGAAGCGCTGCAGTATCGCCCTGGCAGCACTTAA
- a CDS encoding DUF2790 domain-containing protein: MTLRKAFALTVATLTLGASAGAFAQSTEATPYRYGMNLDIAKVISVDSPSSAQGQVNTATLTYRDSNGEVRRVSYSQPNTSLANQN, translated from the coding sequence ATGACCCTTCGCAAAGCCTTCGCCCTTACCGTTGCCACCCTCACCCTCGGTGCCAGCGCTGGTGCCTTCGCCCAATCGACCGAGGCAACGCCTTACCGCTACGGCATGAACCTGGACATCGCCAAGGTGATCAGCGTCGATAGCCCAAGCAGCGCACAAGGCCAGGTGAACACCGCCACCCTGACTTATCGCGACAGCAACGGCGAGGTTCGTCGCGTCAGCTACAGCCAGCCGAACACTTCCCTCGCCAACCAGAACTGA
- a CDS encoding Nramp family divalent metal transporter, protein MSSIPSVEGKAAVHPQSRLTRLVKLLGPGIIAVLSWLGAGDLITSSVAGANYGYAMMWVLAVSLLLRYLIVNIIARFQLCNNQGMTILQGYAQLHPVFAWFMLGYALLMGHLMNAYMIKGAGESLAMLLRIDYPLLCSMAVVLAVWMLVGRNIYAMIEGVMKLLLAVMTLAFLALAVMSGPDVAGIVKGTIGFSIPADEGVHGALLVAVSVIGAVAGSVANFVHPYVMRQKGWVGPQHKRIQRNDLLFAVFVGIVINLAIWIVGAEILRPNGIEVKTLGDLGKALEIFFGPIGWYIFFIGVFATLFASISGKTTAFPMLITDAFQHVRPERRERYGKEFHKDPMHKWFMLFILVTPLIWSIPGMPDFVTLTIGVSALNIIGLPVISLGLLIMSNQKSLLAKEYRNNLFENIALTFATGLALWVAFQLGMELFA, encoded by the coding sequence ATGTCGAGCATCCCTTCTGTCGAGGGCAAGGCTGCTGTACACCCTCAAAGTCGCCTTACGCGGCTAGTAAAGCTGCTGGGCCCCGGCATCATCGCCGTGCTGTCCTGGCTGGGCGCAGGTGATCTGATAACCTCGTCCGTCGCTGGCGCCAACTACGGTTACGCCATGATGTGGGTACTGGCGGTTTCGTTGCTGCTCAGGTACCTCATCGTCAACATCATCGCCCGCTTCCAGCTGTGCAATAACCAAGGCATGACCATCCTCCAGGGCTATGCGCAACTGCACCCGGTGTTTGCCTGGTTCATGCTGGGGTATGCCCTGCTGATGGGGCATTTGATGAATGCCTACATGATCAAGGGTGCTGGCGAGTCGCTGGCCATGCTGCTGCGCATCGATTACCCGCTGCTGTGTTCCATGGCCGTTGTGCTGGCGGTGTGGATGCTGGTGGGGCGCAACATCTACGCCATGATCGAAGGCGTGATGAAGCTTCTGTTGGCAGTCATGACCCTGGCCTTCCTCGCGTTGGCTGTAATGTCCGGGCCGGATGTGGCAGGTATTGTCAAAGGCACCATCGGCTTCAGCATCCCCGCTGACGAAGGCGTACACGGCGCGCTGCTGGTGGCAGTTTCAGTAATCGGCGCAGTGGCAGGTTCGGTGGCCAACTTCGTGCACCCGTACGTGATGCGCCAAAAGGGCTGGGTTGGCCCGCAGCACAAGCGCATCCAGCGTAACGACCTGCTGTTTGCCGTATTTGTCGGCATCGTTATCAACCTGGCTATCTGGATCGTAGGCGCGGAAATCCTGCGGCCCAACGGCATCGAAGTGAAAACCCTGGGCGACCTGGGCAAGGCGCTGGAAATCTTCTTCGGCCCGATCGGCTGGTACATCTTCTTCATCGGCGTATTCGCCACCCTGTTTGCCAGCATTTCCGGCAAGACCACGGCGTTCCCGATGCTGATCACCGACGCCTTCCAGCATGTGCGCCCGGAACGCCGCGAGCGTTATGGCAAAGAGTTCCACAAAGACCCGATGCACAAGTGGTTCATGCTGTTCATCCTGGTGACGCCGCTGATCTGGTCCATCCCGGGCATGCCCGACTTCGTCACCCTGACCATTGGCGTGAGCGCGCTGAATATCATCGGCCTGCCGGTGATTTCGCTGGGCCTGCTGATCATGTCCAACCAGAAGTCGCTGCTGGCCAAGGAGTACCGCAACAACCTGTTCGAGAACATCGCACTGACGTTTGCGACGGGGCTGGCGTTGTGGGTGGCGTTCCAGTTGGGCATGGAGCTGTTTGCCTGA
- a CDS encoding helix-turn-helix domain-containing protein, whose amino-acid sequence MDFTLITERLGMQIRSRRQNLGLTQAQLAQRARLTRQKIIAVEQGCLTVTMVAYAKALGALGCELQVVPAVMPTLDEIQGMFE is encoded by the coding sequence ATGGACTTTACCCTCATCACCGAACGCCTAGGTATGCAGATACGCTCTCGCAGACAAAACCTGGGGCTCACCCAGGCTCAACTTGCGCAGCGCGCCAGGCTGACGCGGCAAAAGATTATCGCCGTGGAACAGGGCTGCCTCACAGTTACCATGGTGGCTTATGCCAAGGCATTGGGCGCTCTGGGTTGCGAGCTACAAGTCGTTCCGGCCGTGATGCCTACCCTGGACGAAATTCAGGGGATGTTTGAATGA
- a CDS encoding type II toxin-antitoxin system HipA family toxin — MSTSLAVATPEGESGTILTSSGDFLFRYGAHADKAAAVSLLMPVRAEEYRQRELHPIFQMNLPEGYVLEQLRNRLAKVVHVDPMLLLALSGSSSPVGRVHVSSRLVDTLLERQHFPGENLSEILAWDGSHDIFADLVDRYILRAGISGVQPKVLVPEQADAGEQRFTSKTSELIIKSGRDEYPGLAINEFLCMSVAQAAGIPVPPFFLSENSKLFVMRRFDRDEQNRPIGFEDMTALMGLAADQKYSKSYAAIAKAIRLFCAPETVQTSLDQLFEMVVLSCIVGNGDAHLKNFGLLYSSPTQNDARLAPAYDIVNTTAYIPEDVLALSLSGNKSLFASRLGLLEFAETCGIEQPAEIIRKQLTALERVLASAPQLCEQAPQVVAAIKQSAGPFVQSFG; from the coding sequence ATGAGCACATCCTTGGCTGTTGCAACGCCGGAAGGGGAAAGCGGAACAATTCTGACCAGTTCAGGCGACTTCCTGTTTCGCTATGGAGCCCACGCCGACAAGGCAGCAGCTGTCAGTTTGCTCATGCCAGTTCGAGCAGAAGAGTATCGACAACGAGAACTTCACCCAATCTTTCAGATGAACCTGCCAGAGGGCTACGTGCTGGAGCAGTTGCGCAACCGCCTGGCAAAAGTTGTGCACGTAGACCCCATGCTTTTGCTGGCACTCTCTGGCAGCAGTTCGCCAGTGGGGCGAGTTCATGTCAGCTCGCGTTTGGTAGACACATTGCTCGAACGCCAGCACTTCCCTGGTGAAAACCTGAGTGAAATCCTGGCATGGGACGGCTCACACGATATTTTTGCCGATTTAGTCGACCGCTACATCTTACGCGCAGGTATCTCCGGCGTGCAGCCGAAGGTTTTGGTTCCAGAGCAAGCTGATGCAGGTGAGCAACGCTTCACATCGAAAACCTCCGAATTGATCATCAAAAGTGGTCGGGATGAGTATCCCGGCCTGGCAATCAATGAATTTCTCTGTATGTCCGTGGCTCAGGCCGCTGGTATTCCCGTGCCGCCGTTCTTTCTTTCAGAGAACTCAAAGCTGTTTGTCATGCGTCGTTTCGACAGAGACGAGCAGAATCGTCCGATCGGGTTCGAGGACATGACAGCACTCATGGGGCTCGCGGCTGATCAGAAGTACAGCAAAAGCTACGCAGCTATAGCCAAAGCCATTCGATTGTTTTGCGCCCCCGAGACCGTACAAACATCGCTCGACCAGTTATTTGAAATGGTGGTTTTGAGCTGCATTGTCGGCAACGGTGATGCCCACCTCAAGAATTTTGGCCTGCTGTACTCTAGCCCTACACAGAACGATGCCCGCCTGGCACCGGCCTATGACATCGTGAATACCACCGCTTATATCCCTGAGGATGTGCTGGCATTGTCTCTGTCAGGCAACAAGTCACTGTTTGCATCCCGCCTGGGCTTGCTGGAGTTTGCAGAAACTTGTGGTATTGAGCAGCCAGCAGAAATTATCAGGAAGCAACTGACCGCTCTGGAGCGAGTGCTGGCCAGTGCGCCGCAGCTTTGCGAACAAGCGCCACAGGTTGTTGCGGCCATCAAACAAAGCGCTGGCCCGTTTGTTCAGTCATTCGGGTAA